The Aminivibrio sp. genome includes the window CCATTCAGCATCGTCGAGGAAGAAGCGCCTGACCCGGACGATGGCGTCCCTGTTTTTCTCGATCTTGCCCGCAAGATGGCGGATCACCCTGTCGGCGTTCGCCGGGGAGGCTCCCTGCCCTCCCGTTTCGTCGTGCATGGAGCCGGTGATGCGGAAGATGTAGTCGCTCCCGAAGGGAGGAAGGGGAGTGATGACCTTCTCCTCCGGGTCCACGGCGAAGGGCCGGTACTCTTCGGGCGGACAGTCCGGGAGGGGGCGCTGGGCTGCTTCTTCGGGCTCCGGCGGGCGGAAGCGGACGTTTTCCTTCAGCTTCGCCACCGCGGCGTCGGCAAGCAGGATCACCGGGGTACGGAACCGGTCGGCCAGGGAGAAGGCCCGAATCGTGAAGTCGTAGCAGTCCTGCACCGACGAAGGGGCAAGGGTGATGATGCCGTGGTCCCCGTGGGTTCCCCACCGGGCCTGCATCACGTCCCCCTGGGCGGGCTTCGTGGCCATGCCGGTGGAGGGGCCCGACCGCTGGACGTTCACCACCACGCAGGGGATCTCCCCCATGACGGCCATGCCGAGGTTCTCCTGCATCAGGGAAAAGCCAGGGCCGCTGGTGGCGGTGAAGGCCCTCGCCCCGGAGACGGACGCCCCCACGATGGCCGCCATGCTCGACAGTTCGTCCTCCATCTGGACGTACATCCCCCCTGTCTCAGGAAGCCGCCTGGCGGCTGTTTCGGCGATTTCGGACGACGGGGTGATGGGGTATCCGGCGTAAAACGAGGCTCCCGCCGCAATCGCCCCTTCGGCGATGGCCTCGTTGCCTGACGTGAAAAGGGGTGGAAGTTTGGTCATGGAATCCTCCTTATAAAAAGGCAATACCGATTCACCGTTTCTTAGGTTGTCCCGATGAAGTTCCCCAGGCTGTTTCAGCGGAAGCGAGACCTTAACGATAAGCTCCCGTCATGCGCGTCGCGGATAACGTTCTCCAGGGCACGAGAGGTGTACGAAATGTCAATGGAGATCCCATAGTGCGGACTATAGGATATCGGTGCTCTCCGTGCGGGCAGCCATGCCCTCACAGGAGGGGGAAGGCCTGTCGGGACCAAATTTTCCTGGAGGGGTCACTGTCCGCGGGTGACCTTCACCCTGCGGGCGGCGAACCACTCGCCTGCCCGTACCGTCTGGTCTCCCTGGAGCAGAATGTCGTTTCCCTCCACGGTTCCTCCGCAGCCCAAGGCCGCGCGGAGACTCCTCAAAAGCGCCGCTGTGTCCGGCGGAGACCCGTCCCGAAAGGAAATCCGGGTGACGGTCTTGCCTCCCCGTCCCTTTGTCTCCCTGGAAAGGACGGCCCGCCCGGGCAGTTTTCCTTCCCCGGAGGAAACGGGTGCTTCGGGGCGTGTCTTTCCCGGAGGGGCTTCCTTCGGCGGGGTGTTCTTTCCCAGAAGGGCCCCCAGGGAAATTCCGAGAGGGGAAGCATCCGCCTCCACTGAAATGCGCTCCTTTTTCCCTTTTCCTGCCATGGCTGAGGTCTCCTTTGAAGGCCGAATATTCCGAGGTATCCCTTTTCCCGAAAATATTCTAGAATAGAGTTCCTGAAATTAACAGGGAAAGGGGGAAGGTTTTTGGCGCGACGGATGGGATGGCTGCTTCTGGCGGCGTGTTTTCACATGGCCTATGTTCTCCGCCTCTCCGCCGGGGTGCTCGCAGCCCCTCTCGGGAGAGAATTCGGGCTGACCGCCGGAGCCTTCGGCCTCATGTCCTCCATGGTTTTCTATGCCTATACCCTGATGCAGGTACCTGTGGGCATCCTGGCGGATTCCGCCGGTCCCAGGCTCACGGTGGGCTGGGGGATGGCCACGGCGGGAGCAGGAGCCATCCTCTTCGCCTCGGCGGGGAGCCTCTCCCTTCTCTTCGCAGGGAGAATCCTCATGGGGGCCGGTGTGGCGGGGGCTTTCGTCTGCACCATGAAGTTCTTGGCGGACAACTTCGAAGGGGAGCGCTTCGCCACCCTTTCGGGGATCACGTCCCTCATCGGCAACGCGGGAGGAATGACGGCCCAGGCGCCACTTGCCCTGCTCGTGGCCGCCCTGACCTGGAGATGGTCCTTCGTCCTGCTCGGCGTCGTTTCCCTTCTGCTCTCCCTGCTCTGCTTCCTGGTCCTCCCCCGGGGCGGACGGCGCCCCTTTTCCTTCCCCACGCTTGGGGAAGGTCTCAGAGGGGTATTCTCCTCGGCGGGTATGTATTCCGTGACTCTCAACTACCTCGCGAACCAGGCATGTTTCCTGGCCCTGTCCGGTACATGGGGGATTTCCTACCTGAGGGCCGTTCACCTGATTGACGGTGCGCCTCTCATGACCCTCATGGCAGGAGGAGTCATGGCAGGCGCCGTAGCCGCCGGGAAACTCTCGGACCGGTGGGGGAGCAGAAAGAAGCCTCTCTGCCTCTTTGCCCTCGCCCACTGCTTCCTGTGGGGTCTCCTTGTCTTTCTCCCCAACCCCTTTCCACGGCTCGGCCTTGCCGCCCTTCTCGGAGGCATCGGTTTCTTCGCCGGAGCGCTGGTTATTCCGTGGTCCGTGGCGAAGGAACTGAACCCCCCGGAACATACGGGCCTGTCCATCGCCGTGATGAACACAGTTGCCTTCCTTGCGGTGGCGGTGCTGACATCCTCCATGGGCAGGGCTCTTGACGGCGCTGCGGCGCTTGGCCCAGTGGATGCCTGGCGGCACAGCCTTCTTCTGCCCCTGGCGGTTTCCGCGGCGGGGCTGGTCGGGGCTGTTCTTACGCCGGAGACCTTCGAGCGCAAGAGAACCGGGTGACGGATTCCTCCCGCTGCCGGAGCGAATTTGACCGGCACGGCATGAACCGGAAAGATTCATCGGTACAGAGTATTATGTTTTGAAATGGGAAAATCCGTTGTAGTGACTAGCGAAAAAGAAGAATCCGGTGTTTGCGATGGTCGGCTCGCAGAAACCGGCAAAGTCGAGAAAAAGCTCCCTTCTCTTCGAAGGGAGCTTTTTTTACTCGTACCGCAGGGCCTCTATGGGGTTGAGGAGGGAAGCCTTCCAGGCGGGGTAGAAGCCGAAGAAGATGCCCACGAAGACGGAAAAGCCGAAGGCCATCACGATGGACCCGGTGGAGACGACGGTGGCCCAGCCGAGAAATCCCGTGATGATCTTCGAGGCGGATGTCCCGAGCACGATGCCGATGATTCCTCCCGCCACGGAGAGGAGCAAGGCCTCCATGAGGAACTGGGTGCGGATGTCCGATCCCCGGGCGCCGATGGCCATGCGGATGCCGATCTCCCTGGTGCGTTCCGTCACGGAAACCAGCATGATGTTCATGATGCCGATGCCTCCGACGAGGAGGGAGACGGAGGCCACCGCCCCAAGGAGAAGGGACATGACTTTGGTGGACTGGGCCGCCGCGTCGAGCATCTCCGCCATATTTCGCACGTCGAAATCGTCCGGATCCCGTTCGGAGAGGCGGTGCCGCTGCCGGAGTATGGCCTTGATCTCCCGCTCGGCCTCGGCCACGGAATTGCCGTCCACGGCGGCCGCAGTGATTCTCTGGACGGAGTTGGCCGCCGTCCGGCGGAAAAGCCTGAGCTTGGCCGTCCGGAAGGGAACGAAGGCAGTATCGTCCTGGTCCTGCCCCCAGGGGGTCTGCCCCTTGGGGGCGAGGACGCCCACCACCTCCATGGGGACGTTCCGGATGCGGATGGTATTCCCCACGGGGTCCGCCTCGCCGAAGAGGTTCTTCGCCACCGTGGAGCCGAGGACAACCACCTTGGCGCCGCTCCGGGCCTCGCCGTCGATGAAGAAACGGCCCTCGGCGATGCGCCATTCCCTGATGTCGAAGATGGAGGGGGTGCTGCCGGTGATCATGGTGGACCAGTTCATGTTGCCGTAGACAAGCTGGGTCCTGCTGTAGATTTCAGGGGCCACGCCCCGGAGGGCGAAGGTTTCCTTTTCAAGGGCCTCGGCGTCCTGCACCGTGAGGGTAGAGGCTGACCCTGCCTGCTGGCGGACGCCCCCGGCAGTGGAGGCCCCGGGCATGATAATGAGGATGTTGCTGCCCACGCCTGAGATGTACTGCTGGATGTTCCGGCTGGCCCCGGCGCCGATGGCCACCATGGTGATCACCGCTGCGACGCCGATGATGATGCCCAGCATGGTGAGGGCCGACCGTATCTTGTTGGAAAGCAGGGAACGCAGGGCGGTGCGAAGTGTTTCAAGCACGGGGAGCCCTCCTTTCGTCGTCGGTGAGCCTGCCGTCCCGGAACCTGATGGTACGGGAACTGTACTCGGCGATGTCGGGTTCGTGGGTGACCAGGATGATGGTCTTGCCCTCCCGGTTCAGTTCCACGAAAAGATTCATGATCTCCTCGCTGGTTTTGGTGTCCAGGTTGCCCGTGGGTTCGTCCGCCAGGATGAGAGGCGTTTCCCCCACCAGGGCCCGGGCTATGGCCACCCGCTGCTGCTGGCCGCCGGACATCTGGCTGGGCCGGTGCCCCATCCGGTCTGCAAGGCCGACCCGTTCCAGGGCTGCCCGGCTTCTCTCCTTCCGGACTTTTCCCGGCACGCCGGAGTAGATGAGGGGCAGTTCAACGTTTTCCAGGGCAGTGGCCCGGGGAAGGAGGTTGAATCCCTGGAAGACGAAGCCGATCTTCCTGTTCCGTATTCCGGCGAGGGCGTCCTTCGGCAGGGATTCCACATCGCTGCCGTCGAGCGAGTAGGAACCTTCGTCAGGTACGTCCAGGCAGCCCAGGATGTTCATCATGGTGGACTTTCCCGAGCCGGAGTGCCCCATGATGGAAACGAACTCTCCCTGCTCCACCGAGAAGGTGACCCCGTCCAGGGCCCGGAGCTCCACATCGCCGGTGCGGTAGATTTTCACGATGTTCTGCACGGCAATGAGGCTCATTTGAAGATCTTCCCCCACAGGGATTCCTTCGGCTGCTCCGAGTAGGAGACCGCCAGAAGATCGCCTTCCTTCAGCTCCCGGGAGTCGATCACTTCCACGAAGGATCCGTCGCTGATGCCTGCCCGGAACTGCACCCTGTCCCCCAGGACATCGCCGCTGACGGTCCATACCACGGAAACCGTCCCGGTCCTTCCGGTGTTGCCGTTGCCCAGGCCGGCGCCTCCGCCCGCTCCTCCCGGACGGCGTCGGGGCATGGAGGGACTGAAGGGGGACGATGGGGCCGCAGTAGTCTGCTGAGCGGCATCCTCCGGGGGAGGGGAGAACCTCAGGGCAGCCATGGGAACCTTCAGGACGTCCTTCCGGCGGTCAGTGACGATGGACACGTTGGCGGTCATCCCCGGCTTGAGCTTCAGGTCCGGGTTGGCAACGGAGATGATGACCGGGTAGGTCACTACGTTGTCCGATGTGGCAGGGGAAATGCGCACCTGCCTCACCTTTCCGGTGAAGGTGGTTCCGCCGTAGGCGTCCACGGTGAACTCCACCTCCTGCCCTTCCTTCACCCGGGCGATGTCCGCCTCGTCCACCGACGTCTCGATCTGCATATCTGACAGGTCCTTGGCGATGGTAAAGAGAGTGGGTGCCGAGAGACTGGCGGCCACGGTCTGGCCCACATTGACCTCCCGGGAGATGACCACTCCGTCCTCGGGGGAAAGGATTCTGGTGTAGTCCAGATTCGTCTCCGCCTGCCGGAGGGACGCCTGGACCTGGAGGACCCTGGCCTGGGCCTCCTGGAGGCTCGCCCTGTTGGCCAGGTGGGTCGTCTCTGCGGCATCGAGTTCGCTTCTTGCTATCAGCTGCCGGTTCCACAGTTCTCTGTTTCTCTTGAGATTGCGGTCGCTGTCCGCCACGTTTGCCTGCGCCCTGGCGACGGAAGCCCTGGCCATCGCGAGGTTGGCCTTCACTTCTTCGAGTTTTGCCCTGAGCACATCAGGATCGATGAGGGCGATGAGCTCTCCCTTCTTCACGTGCTGGTTGAAGTCGGCGTAGATCTCCTTGAGGGTACCTGAAACCTGGGTTCCCACTTCCACCACGGTGACGGCGCCCAGCTTGCCCGTGGCGGTCACCGTGGACGTTATGTTCCCTGATTCCAGAGGAACGGTGCGGAAAATGTACCGGGGCCCGGCAGAATGGGAGAATCTCAGGTAGGCGAAGCCGGCGACGATGAAGA containing:
- a CDS encoding 2-oxoacid:acceptor oxidoreductase subunit alpha yields the protein MTKLPPLFTSGNEAIAEGAIAAGASFYAGYPITPSSEIAETAARRLPETGGMYVQMEDELSSMAAIVGASVSGARAFTATSGPGFSLMQENLGMAVMGEIPCVVVNVQRSGPSTGMATKPAQGDVMQARWGTHGDHGIITLAPSSVQDCYDFTIRAFSLADRFRTPVILLADAAVAKLKENVRFRPPEPEEAAQRPLPDCPPEEYRPFAVDPEEKVITPLPPFGSDYIFRITGSMHDETGGQGASPANADRVIRHLAGKIEKNRDAIVRVRRFFLDDAEWAVIAFGCSARSARAAVREARRQGIPAGLLELTTLWPFPDDEVRDVLSRVRGAAVPELNLGQAAGEVRRLNDFGIPVRGISRVDGTLIPPGDILSAIKEARS
- a CDS encoding translation initiation factor; this translates as MAGKGKKERISVEADASPLGISLGALLGKNTPPKEAPPGKTRPEAPVSSGEGKLPGRAVLSRETKGRGGKTVTRISFRDGSPPDTAALLRSLRAALGCGGTVEGNDILLQGDQTVRAGEWFAARRVKVTRGQ
- a CDS encoding MFS transporter gives rise to the protein MARRMGWLLLAACFHMAYVLRLSAGVLAAPLGREFGLTAGAFGLMSSMVFYAYTLMQVPVGILADSAGPRLTVGWGMATAGAGAILFASAGSLSLLFAGRILMGAGVAGAFVCTMKFLADNFEGERFATLSGITSLIGNAGGMTAQAPLALLVAALTWRWSFVLLGVVSLLLSLLCFLVLPRGGRRPFSFPTLGEGLRGVFSSAGMYSVTLNYLANQACFLALSGTWGISYLRAVHLIDGAPLMTLMAGGVMAGAVAAGKLSDRWGSRKKPLCLFALAHCFLWGLLVFLPNPFPRLGLAALLGGIGFFAGALVIPWSVAKELNPPEHTGLSIAVMNTVAFLAVAVLTSSMGRALDGAAALGPVDAWRHSLLLPLAVSAAGLVGAVLTPETFERKRTG
- a CDS encoding ABC transporter permease codes for the protein MLETLRTALRSLLSNKIRSALTMLGIIIGVAAVITMVAIGAGASRNIQQYISGVGSNILIIMPGASTAGGVRQQAGSASTLTVQDAEALEKETFALRGVAPEIYSRTQLVYGNMNWSTMITGSTPSIFDIREWRIAEGRFFIDGEARSGAKVVVLGSTVAKNLFGEADPVGNTIRIRNVPMEVVGVLAPKGQTPWGQDQDDTAFVPFRTAKLRLFRRTAANSVQRITAAAVDGNSVAEAEREIKAILRQRHRLSERDPDDFDVRNMAEMLDAAAQSTKVMSLLLGAVASVSLLVGGIGIMNIMLVSVTERTREIGIRMAIGARGSDIRTQFLMEALLLSVAGGIIGIVLGTSASKIITGFLGWATVVSTGSIVMAFGFSVFVGIFFGFYPAWKASLLNPIEALRYE
- a CDS encoding ABC transporter ATP-binding protein, which translates into the protein MSLIAVQNIVKIYRTGDVELRALDGVTFSVEQGEFVSIMGHSGSGKSTMMNILGCLDVPDEGSYSLDGSDVESLPKDALAGIRNRKIGFVFQGFNLLPRATALENVELPLIYSGVPGKVRKERSRAALERVGLADRMGHRPSQMSGGQQQRVAIARALVGETPLILADEPTGNLDTKTSEEIMNLFVELNREGKTIILVTHEPDIAEYSSRTIRFRDGRLTDDERRAPRA
- a CDS encoding efflux RND transporter periplasmic adaptor subunit yields the protein MKKVFVLLFFIVAGFAYLRFSHSAGPRYIFRTVPLESGNITSTVTATGKLGAVTVVEVGTQVSGTLKEIYADFNQHVKKGELIALIDPDVLRAKLEEVKANLAMARASVARAQANVADSDRNLKRNRELWNRQLIARSELDAAETTHLANRASLQEAQARVLQVQASLRQAETNLDYTRILSPEDGVVISREVNVGQTVAASLSAPTLFTIAKDLSDMQIETSVDEADIARVKEGQEVEFTVDAYGGTTFTGKVRQVRISPATSDNVVTYPVIISVANPDLKLKPGMTANVSIVTDRRKDVLKVPMAALRFSPPPEDAAQQTTAAPSSPFSPSMPRRRPGGAGGGAGLGNGNTGRTGTVSVVWTVSGDVLGDRVQFRAGISDGSFVEVIDSRELKEGDLLAVSYSEQPKESLWGKIFK